GCGGTGGACAACCTCGTGGAGAACGCCGTCGAACACAACGACGCCGCCGCACCCCGGCTGTCGGTGTCGGTCGACCGGGTCGCGGTCGACGGCGAGCGGTACGTCGACGTCCGGGTCACGGACGACGGGCCGCCCATCCCAGCCGAGGATCTGGACGTGCTCGTCGGCCGGGAGTCGAGCCTGGACGGGGCGAGCGGGCTCGGACTGTGGCTCGTCCACTGGATCGTCACGGAGTCGGGCGGGACGGTGACACACGAGTCGGCTGACCCGAGGGGGAACGTCGTCACCCTCCGCCTCCGCGCGCGGACGGACGAGCGGTACCACGCAGACTCCCCCAGCGAGGCGTCGGTCGAGCCGACGGAGGCGTTCGGACGCGTCGGGCCACCGAACGGCTTGAACCCGCTGGACGCGTCCCTGGCGGGGTGAGTCGGTCGGCTAGCCTTCCCTCGCCGTGCCCGATCGGAGGTCGTCACCGAGGACGAGCGGACTCTAGCGGAGAAGGCGAACGTGGCGGTCGTCCCAGTAGGCAGTCCAGGTGATCCGCACGCCTCCGTCTGGACGGGCACACGGAGCGAAGGCAGTCTCCAGGGCGGTGAAACCACACCACTGGAGCGGCTTCGCCGTTTGAGCCGTTCGTTCGCTCGCGTTCTCGCTCACGAAGGCCTTCCCGGCCGGCTCGTTCATCGCGTGCCGACCGCAGGCGGTGGCGCGTGACGTCGCGCCGCCTCATCGGCGCGACTCACGCGCGAGGGATGACTGAGCGAGTGGGTCGTACGAACGAGCGACGGAATCGGCTGGGGAGGCTGTGGTGCCACCGCTCTGGCGACCGCGCGATCGGTCGAGGGACTCACGAGCTCGGTCTTCGACGAGATGTATATCAGTTCCGCCCGTTACGAGAGACACTCGATCAGCAGTCGGGCTGGACGGGTCCACCAGCCGACGTGATGCGACACGACACGGGCAGCCTCGACCTCCCACCGGGCGCAGACGAAAGAGGAAAGACCGGGCCGCCGCTATCCACGTCAATGAGCGACGCTCCCCCGAAACCGAGCGATATCGGCGACGAGGCGAACGCCCCGCCCGTCGAGGAGAAGCCGTACAAGATCATCTTCGAGGCCAACAAGTGCTTCGGCGCGGGGCGGTGTGCCGAGGTGGCGGACAACTGGACGATGAGCATCGACACGGGGCTGGCACAGCCGCGGTCGTACTACATCGCCGAGGACGAACTGGCGGAGAACGTCGAGGCCGCGGAGGTGTGCCCGGCGAAGAAAGGGAGCGGCGTCATCCACGTCATCGACCGCCGGACCGACGAGGAGATCGCGCCGGACCCCCACGGCGACGGCACCCTGTCGGTTGACTGGTAGCGGACCGCGACGGACCGAAACCGACTTTCGGGGGACGGGAGAACGGGAAGACGCGCGAGGGTGGCTGAGCTAGGCCAAAAGCGGCGGACTTAAGATCCGCTCCCGTAGGGGTTCGAGGGTTCAAATCCCTTCCCTCGCATCGTTTCTGCGAACGACAGCGAGTGACCGCGTCGCGACGAGCCGCGGCTGCCGTGAGACGACGCGAGACGGCCGCTCACTCCTGCCCGGTAAACCGCGTGCAGCCGGTTTCGTCGTACCACGAGACCAGTACCCGCCACCCCTCCCTTGCGATCCACTCCCGGGTTCGTATCCGGAGGACGTACCGGCCGGCGGACTCCGTCGAGACGGCGTAGAGGGAAGACAAACTGCTGTCGTCGAGGATAACTGCACCGACCGGTCCGATGAGCTGTACGCTCGGGACCCCCGCTTTCGAGGCCCGTTCGACGTTGTACACTCCGATCTTGAGGTCCTTGCCCGCCTCCATGTCGATGTGCCACTCGACGGCCGAGTTGCCGAAGACGAGCGAACTCGCTCGGCCCATCAGATAGAAGACGTCCTCGAAGAGGTCGGCTTCCTCACACTCGTAGGTGAACTCAGCCGTCGCCGGGTCTGCCGTGTACTCCCCCCGCAACTCACCGCCGCTGTCGCTCGATCCGAGGCACCCAACGACCTCACCTGTTCCGGCTACCGACAACGCTCCGATGAACGTCCGTCGATCCATTGTCGTTCATAATAGAAAATGATATTATATGGACAATTACCTGTAAACGAGACAAAAAACGGGCGACAAGTTCGACCACGCGGGTGGCTATCCAGCCTCGGTTCGGTAGATCGAGTGACGACAGGATACACACTTCGTCCCCACCGCGGTCGGCTCGTGCAACGCGGTCGTTCCCGCGCGACGTGGTAGATCCGTACGGTCATATAATATCACTGGGTGATTACTTGTTGGCCGTTACCGAATCTGAGCTGGCTATGGGGGGCGAAGCTACCGATACCGAACGAGTGGTTCACGACGCGTTCGATTGGCTCAACGGCGACTCGTCGAAGATCGAAGCGATAGCGGAGTCGGTCGACGTCTACGGGCCCGCGTTGCCGGATGGCGAGGTTCACAGCCGTGACGAGTGGGCGTCGTTCATCAGAGCGAACCGTGAAGGGTTCCCCGATATCGAGTTCTCGATGCAGGAGCTGGTTGCCGGCGACACCATCGCCATGGCGGAGCTAATGTTGTCCGGCACTCATCAAGGGGAGTTTCTGGGCGTTCCGCCGACGGGGCGGGAGATCGAGATCGGGGCGATCGACAAGTTCGTCGTGGAAGGCGGACAGGTGGTCGAGTGGCGACCGTACTTCGATTCACGACAGATCCCCGAACAGCTCGGGCTGAGCTTTCCGACGGTGTTGTTGCAGCTCCCGAAACTCGTGTGGCGGAAAGTCCGTACGGGTTTCTTCGTCGGCTACTGAGCCTCTCTTTGGCCGTGGGTGCCGGGCTCGGAGCAGTCGTCCGGTGTCGTTGAGGGCGGTTCGGTTTCGATCGTCGCGGGGAAGAGTAGACGGTGGGCGCTCGGAGTTCGATGCGGTCTCCGACTCGCTTCGTCGGGCGCAGCGAACGGTACGACGTCACACACGGCGTGGAATCCGTTGTCACACTGAAACGCCGGTTTGAGTCTCGACCGTCTTTACCCCGCCCGGCCAAGAGACACCAGAAGGCCCTCCAACTCGGCTGAACGTTCAGCGACGGTATCAGGCGGGTGCTCACCCGAACAGGCGGGATCTTGTTTCTCGGACTCCTCGCTATCCAATTTCTCCTCCAGACCTCGGTCAATACGGCAGTCGTCGGGTTCCTCCCTCCCCGAGCCGCAGCCGAACTCGGGGAGACGCTCGGGCTTACACTCCCCGTCTCGGGGACTGTCGGTACCGTTCTGTTCCTCTGTACCTTCGCCCTCAGCTCGGTCTACTTCGTCGTCCTGTCCCGAGCGCTCACCCGGCCACTGGCGGAGCTCTCTACGTTCCCTGCGGATCTGATCACGCGCCGACTCGGACGCGCGACGCTCGCCATGATCGGCGGCGGGATGCTCGTCGCGGTTTCAGTCACGGCTGGACTGATGATGCTCGTACTGCCTGGAGTGTTCCTCGCCACGTGCTTCCTGTTCTTCGTTTTCGCGGTCAGTGTCGAAGACAGAGGTGTCATCGATGCGCTCAAGCGGAGTTGGCGTCTGTCGCGAGGCAACCGACTGAAACTCGGCGTCGTCGTGATCCTCTCGGGGATCGCCGACCTCGTGACCGGAACCGTCGGGTCGGTGCTCGATCTGGCCGGCACGCCGGTCGTCGCCGACCTCGTCTCCAACACGGTCAGCAGCGTCCTGTTCGTCTTCCTCTACGGGACCATAGCGGCCGCGTATCTACAGGTTCGAGACGACGAGCAGGACGGATTCGACGGCTCCGGCACGCCGCAGTCGATGGGTGGTGCGGTCGCCGATCCGTGAGTATGCCGAACGAGGTCCCCGGGGTCGTAACCGAAACTTGGACGTACGCCCTCGTCGGCGGATTCGTCTCCATGCCGCTCACGCTCGGCCGCTACTGGCTCTCCGGCATGGGAAACAGCTTCTCGCTCAACATGGTGTTCGTTGGCGGACTCCTCGCCGGCTATCTCGCCAAGCGGGACTCGATCGACGCCGAACCCGTCGGACTCCGCGCCGGGGTTATCGGTGCCCTGCCGGGACTGGTGTGGATCTTCTCGCCGAGCCTCGTCACTGCACGGAGCATCGCCGAGGCGTGGTCCTTCGCTCCAGCGGCAGCCGTGTTGGTGGTCTTGTTCAGTCTGATGGCGCTTGGAATCGGCGCGGCCGGATTTTTCGGCGGCGCGGTCGGTGGCTGGCTGTTCGAGAAGATCGGAGACCGAACACCCGAACCCGGGACGTAGCCGCTTTTGTAGCTATCGCGGAGAGTCGACCGTACGGACGAACGGCCGCCCGCCTCGGGTTCTCACGGCCGCGAGTGACACTCACGACCTGCCGGTGAAACGACAAGATACTTGGGCGAGGCTGTAATGACATGTAATTATGAGTGCCCGACCGTCCGAGTCAGCGCCGCTCGCCTGGACCGACCTGGTCCTCGCAGCGATGGGAATCGTCCTCGTCGGTGGCCTCGCCGTCGGGGCGGTCTCGTCGGTTCCGCTCCGCCTCAGCGGTGGCGTCGGATCGGTTCTCGCGACGGCGATGTGGGTGGGCTCGGTCGCGGTGAACCCCGCCGAACGAACCGCCTGACTCGGCGTGGGTTCGTCGCGCGGAACGCCCTCCCGGTCGCTACGCCCAGTCCTCGGGAATCCACGCCGGCGGGCCGGTCCCCCAGCGGACGAGGCTCCCGGCGGTTCCCGTGAACACGTTCGGGAGCGTCACGAGCAACAGGATCGCGGTCGTCACGTCGCCGGGCGTCCGGAGCACCGACAGGACGAACTCCAGCGGGAACGGAACGCCCGCTCCCCGGGTGAGCGTGACGAGCACGCCGAGCGGGATCAGGACGATCCCCCACGCCAGCGCCGTGAGGAGACCGTGCCACGCGCCGTCGGTCGGTTCGGTGCCGGCGACGTAGCCGGCGACGCCGCTCCCGACGAGGCCGCCGATGAGCGAGAACCGCCCGGAGACGAGCCAGATCACGACCTCCATCGTGAGCGCGACGAGGAGCCCGGTGACGACCGCGTGCCAACGCGTCATCACCGTACATATGCGGTTCATCGTACATAATACCCTTCCCGAACGTTCACCCGACTGATATCTCAGCCGAGCGTTCGCTGGACGGGAGCGCCCCGCTCGTGCGCCAAGAGTGCCTCCTTGGCCGCGACGCCGCCGGCCGCCGAGAAGCCGCCCACCGAGTCCGCGCCGACTACCCGGTGGCAGGGAACGACGATCGGGAGCGGGTTGCGCCCGCAGGCACCGCCGACGGCGACGGGGCTCGTCTCCAACACGCGAGCGAGGTCGCCGTAGCTCCGCGTCTCGCCGTAGGGGATCGTGGCCATCGCGGCCATCACGCGCCCGGTGAACGAGTCGGGAAACGCGACCGACAGGGAGAAGGCGCGGCGGTCGCCGTCCTCGTACGCGCGGACCTGCGTGCGGATCTCCGCGATGGAGGCGTCGACGAACGCCTCGTCGAGGTCGAACGCGTAGCCGAAGAGATCGAGTCGCACGCTGGGGCTACGCCGAGCGGGGGTAAAAAGAACCGTGGCCTCGGTCGATCAGTCACCGCGGCGTTGCCGGAGGTTCTGCCGGGTGAACTGCGGGCGGGCTTTCAGTCCGGTCTTCCGCTTGAACGACCGGTAGAGCAGGAACACCACGGGGAGCGTCGCGACCGCGGCCACGGCGGCGGGTTCGACGCCATCGAACGCGTAGAGGATCGCCGTCGAGAGCACGCCCACGGCGAGGAGGAAGCCGTAGACGATGCGCCGGGCGAGCTTCGAGAGCACGTCGTTGCGGTCCTCGATGCGGACGTTCACCGTCAGGTCGTCGCGCTCGACGGTGTCGAGGACGCGTTCGAGCTTCGGCGGCACGCGGAACAGCGACCGGGTCGTCTCTTGGAGCTGGTCGCCGGTCTCACTGACGACGCGCTTGATCGTCTCCTCGCGGTACCCCTGGTCGGTGA
This Salinigranum marinum DNA region includes the following protein-coding sequences:
- a CDS encoding ferredoxin, coding for MSDAPPKPSDIGDEANAPPVEEKPYKIIFEANKCFGAGRCAEVADNWTMSIDTGLAQPRSYYIAEDELAENVEAAEVCPAKKGSGVIHVIDRRTDEEIAPDPHGDGTLSVDW
- a CDS encoding ester cyclase, with product MVDPYGHIISLGDYLLAVTESELAMGGEATDTERVVHDAFDWLNGDSSKIEAIAESVDVYGPALPDGEVHSRDEWASFIRANREGFPDIEFSMQELVAGDTIAMAELMLSGTHQGEFLGVPPTGREIEIGAIDKFVVEGGQVVEWRPYFDSRQIPEQLGLSFPTVLLQLPKLVWRKVRTGFFVGY
- a CDS encoding DUF5518 domain-containing protein; the protein is MPNEVPGVVTETWTYALVGGFVSMPLTLGRYWLSGMGNSFSLNMVFVGGLLAGYLAKRDSIDAEPVGLRAGVIGALPGLVWIFSPSLVTARSIAEAWSFAPAAAVLVVLFSLMALGIGAAGFFGGAVGGWLFEKIGDRTPEPGT
- a CDS encoding DUF5518 domain-containing protein yields the protein MTRWHAVVTGLLVALTMEVVIWLVSGRFSLIGGLVGSGVAGYVAGTEPTDGAWHGLLTALAWGIVLIPLGVLVTLTRGAGVPFPLEFVLSVLRTPGDVTTAILLLVTLPNVFTGTAGSLVRWGTGPPAWIPEDWA
- a CDS encoding methylated-DNA--[protein]-cysteine S-methyltransferase; the encoded protein is MRLDLFGYAFDLDEAFVDASIAEIRTQVRAYEDGDRRAFSLSVAFPDSFTGRVMAAMATIPYGETRSYGDLARVLETSPVAVGGACGRNPLPIVVPCHRVVGADSVGGFSAAGGVAAKEALLAHERGAPVQRTLG